The Candidatus Baltobacteraceae bacterium genome has a window encoding:
- a CDS encoding COX15/CtaA family protein, producing the protein MKTLRYLAWATDLVALGTIMLGSWTRINGAGLTCPDWPLCQGRVMPPMANGTVFEFTHRVFAVGIAPLVAGLLVAAWRRRDRSPFIMPTMVAIGLFFFVQVLLGAATVRLGNSPISVVLHWGTAMAFVAAVSAMGIFAAATDSAHESCGGTRNAVAMAGVMAGTSIIAFLTMCVGAYVSSSGAGLACLSIPGCAGNVVVYTQGQAVQMLHRIAAGGTLVCAAGSLAFAFARPASARVRAAVCAGVALVCVQVLLGLLNVALRLPTDLREAHAINAALVFLSFVVATTFAMLDARAFSAPQTEAVRA; encoded by the coding sequence GTGAAGACCCTGCGATATCTCGCCTGGGCGACGGACCTCGTCGCCTTGGGAACCATCATGCTGGGAAGCTGGACCCGCATCAACGGCGCGGGCCTGACCTGCCCGGATTGGCCGCTGTGCCAGGGTCGCGTCATGCCCCCAATGGCCAACGGCACCGTTTTCGAGTTCACGCACCGCGTGTTTGCAGTCGGCATCGCACCGCTGGTGGCCGGCCTCCTGGTTGCAGCGTGGCGGCGGCGCGATCGCTCGCCGTTCATCATGCCGACGATGGTTGCGATAGGTCTCTTTTTCTTCGTGCAGGTGTTGCTTGGCGCTGCGACCGTGCGCTTGGGTAACTCTCCGATTTCCGTCGTGCTGCACTGGGGAACGGCAATGGCGTTCGTAGCGGCGGTCTCGGCCATGGGAATCTTTGCCGCAGCAACCGACTCCGCGCATGAGAGCTGCGGCGGCACCCGAAACGCGGTAGCGATGGCGGGTGTGATGGCCGGGACTTCGATCATTGCGTTTCTTACCATGTGCGTCGGTGCTTACGTGAGCTCCAGCGGCGCTGGCCTCGCGTGTCTCTCGATTCCGGGCTGCGCCGGCAACGTCGTCGTGTATACCCAGGGACAAGCCGTGCAGATGCTGCATCGCATCGCAGCCGGAGGGACGCTCGTTTGTGCCGCCGGATCGCTCGCATTTGCGTTCGCGCGGCCCGCGAGCGCGCGCGTACGCGCGGCCGTTTGTGCGGGCGTCGCGCTGGTCTGCGTGCAGGTACTGCTCGGATTGCTCAACGTCGCCTTGCGATTACCAACGGATTTGCGCGAAGCGCACGCGATCAACGCCGCGCTGGTCTTCTTATCGTTCGTCGTCGCCACCACGTTTGCGATGCTCGACGCACGAGCGTTTTCCGCGCCGCAAACCGAAGCGGTGCGCGCGTGA